The Halorubrum salinarum genome segment AGTTGAGTTTCACAAGAAGTGTGGTTGATAATACGGCAGTCGTCCGATATAAGGACGTGGCTATGGAATATAAGGACGTTTTCTCGGGCATTTCGCGGCAATCGTTGCGCCGGAAGCCAACGATCGTTGTGTCAAAATGTTATCTATTCGACCGAAATCGGTCGTTACCGGGCGCTCTGGGGCCGTGCGCGGGCCGCCCCGGCGAGTATTGCCGCCCCGCCGTCTCGCGATTCGCCGTCGTACGAGCCGTTCTTCGCGAATTCGCGGTTCTGAGGCCTTCTCGATAAAATCTGACGTTCGTCAACCCGACTCCCGGTCCGCCGGTCGATTCGATCGATCGGTCGCGATCGAGCGTGACCCCCGATCGATCCGCGCCGACCGCCGGTCGCTTACTCGGGCTTCAGCCCCTCGTTCTGGACGCGCATCACGGCCTCGCCGTCGGCGAGGTTCGGCGCGTCGACGAGGCGGACGATCCGCTTGTCGCCCTTCGACTTCCGGAGGTAGATCCGGAAGGTGGAGGCGTGCCCGAGGATGTTGCCGCCGATCGCCTGGGTCGGGTCGCCGAAGTAGGAGTCCGGGTTCGACGCGACCTGGTTGGTGACGAGGATGGCGGTGTTGTACAGGTCGCCGAGGCGCATCAGGTCGTGGAGGTGCTTGTTGAGCTTCTGCTGTCGCTCGGCGAGCTCGCCGCGGCCGACGTACTCCGCGCGGAAGTGCGCGGTGAGCGAGTCGACGCAGACGATCCGGATCGGCCACTCCGTCTCCTCGTGTTCGCCGGCCAGCTCCTTCGCCTTCTCGGCGAGGAGGATCTGGTGGTTGGAGTTGAACGCCTTCGCGACGTGGATCTGGTCGAGGAAAGCCTCGACGAGCTCCTCTAACGCCTCCTCGTCAGAGGGGGTGCCCTCGATCTCGCGGCGCTCCATCTCGTCGGCGAGGATCTCGTCGTCGAGCCCG includes the following:
- the radA gene encoding DNA repair and recombination protein RadA; this translates as MPEDELEDLPGVGPATADKLVDNGFESYQSIAVASPGEMSNTADIGESSAADIINAAREAADVGGFETGASVLERRQEIGKLSWQIDEVDDLLGGGIETQSITEVYGEFGSGKSQVTHQMAVNVQLEPENGGLDGGCIFVDSEDTFRPERIDDMVRGLDDEILADEMERREIEGTPSDEEALEELVEAFLDQIHVAKAFNSNHQILLAEKAKELAGEHEETEWPIRIVCVDSLTAHFRAEYVGRGELAERQQKLNKHLHDLMRLGDLYNTAILVTNQVASNPDSYFGDPTQAIGGNILGHASTFRIYLRKSKGDKRIVRLVDAPNLADGEAVMRVQNEGLKPE